The DNA sequence tacccaggcaagccccggtgcataacccctactttctatagtttaaattatatttgtgcattaagtttcaaggtgttgaatgaaacccacttgcatatatatctttatcctatgagtcttactagtatgacaagatcgtgtagattgctatgctacaggactccggtagaagtcgagtgattgcctatcactcgtgagatataggaaatatgttactatatgattatcacctggaatatataaaatggcggaaaggaaaatggtgaccggacagggatatggtttgggtattggtgggtgtaagaagttgtgtcgccgcggaggcgggtcatagcttggttacactgtttttccctgtctggtcggttaaggaccaatcgttgcatctgactctaggcaggtcacagacttattatcccgagcacatacttgtgtatgggcgcttggaaggcttgttgctctcttgtcgcggatccggctctttctggaccgactgtcagggtttgtttttggtggaggaggtccttgcaccgcactgagtctgggactcaggggcgggggcttggagtcccagtttggacggggacctggacacccaggataggagagtgatgggttggtcctgcttgtgcccggggtacaagcggggcgtgtgttttcggggtacctagctgggggcattgattcgtgaatcgccgggctatctggtatggcttgtctacggtttagcatcgtagtaagaactggaagatgaaagatagaagatgaacaaaggaaatctgattgcttaccacctgcttgaaagtagcacatgtgcttacatagaatggttagttaatgaaccaatgcggctattaataaaaatcgaatataaggacgcacgtttagtaatgcttcctgcaattgcaatgaacccacaagccaaatagctttgcatatccttggagtcttttcttttctcctgtcgggtaagtcttactgagtacaattgagtactcagggttttattccccctattgcaggtgacaggtggatgctaaagctgactcttgtgtatggattcctcctggtgggctcagagaggttTTCCTTTATGCTGTGatcgtagtctttatttataactctcactaaatgcttttataaaagaaagttttacaatctgttgtcatagttgctatatattaataattcatcatgccatgattagatatttatttccgctgtaattatgatcacatgtttatattccgctgtatattaaattgttcataactctgataatacgattacatttcgctgttataataataaatgttatactctaatGTACGTGTAAagtaatgtaagaaatggttaagaatgatgtaagctttattctctcatttgtgatcctggtggcaaaaatgtggattttcgggttctcccctggggtgtgcctgacggaatcgagtaatttagtgttctccctcgagtgcttagtgtctaatggaagacaagcactcatgtgaggcattaaattaggcggttctgccacagaggaaaaggagaagaacgagagagagagaagaaggcttctaggattgccgggtccttcttctccttcatgcgggtcccactgatcctatagatgtcaacaaggaTGGCTCCACATtatggccctgttcatcactggcgccatgcgtaggTATCATCTGCCGATCATGGCATTCCACTCCGTCCCGACggacatcatggtgaactgacatgcCTGTCAGCGTccatacgaggattaggcagaacagtaccggcacgcccgacactgttcttgatgtgaatcgccaggtatggcctgtcatggccacgggttacatcgaggcatgccaacctctttcctggtgtcagagttttgacctaggcccatatgcttggacctagagtggttagcggtggtatgggtccccatcaGACGAGATGGAGCATGAACCTAggtggtcgggcgagacagagcacgaacccaaggggtcaagcaagacagagcccgcgaccttagggtcgggcgagacggagaccgtggccttggggtcgggcaagatggagcttgtgtccttggggtcgagcgagacggagcccgcacccgaggggccaggcgagacggaacccgcactcgaggggtcggacgagatagaacccgcgaccttgggcgagacagagcccacacccgaggggtcgggcgagacgaaacccgcacctgaggggtcgggcgaaatggagctcgcacccaagggtcgggcgagacggaacctgcaaccttgggtgagatggagcccgcagcCTTGGGGTCGCTCCAGACCTTTAAATATGTCTTGAGCCATCCGGGGGAGTCAACGTGGGCGCTaacctccttgctttgggtatccctaataacgATACCCAACACCTAGTGCTTTGGGCCCTAAAATCATAATGGTCAACAATAAATACTTCCTCTTCtaacataaccatggaggaaggttgtagatcaCTAGGATTACTAGCCATGTGCTATGTGTGCTGGTCCTATCACCAAAAGGATTGATTCCATCAGTGCTCAAAGCGAACCTGACGTTTCTCGAATCTTCATGAAATTGTTGGTACTTGGCATCAAAGTCCTTCCACTATAGTGCATGGGATGGGTGACATAGCACTCCATTGTCTTTCTTGCGTTCATCCGAAGCCCACTATCGCATGAGGTCTGAGTCCCTTGGGTTTGAGAACAAACGCCTCAAGCGATCAATCGGTGATAGATACCACATAACCAATGCAAGAATTCTTCTTTGGTTAGTATCATCTACTGCTAAAATGTTGTTTTCCTCTTCAACGTTCTGAGAAGCATCATTTATCTTTCCgtccttctttctcttttttccgGTGTTAGTACCCTCACTGCAGTCTTCGTTTACTTTGTATCAACTAGCACCATAGTTTGGACACTTCGTTAGGTCTTTGAACACCCCACGATAAAGGATACAATGATTCGGACACGCATGTATTTGTTCCACACCCATCATCAGTGGACTGATAAGCTTCTTTGCTTGATACATGGTGGTAGGCACAAAGTTTGGCTTAGGAAGCACAGCAGCTAGCAGAGTCAATACGTCGTTGAAGCTCGTATCGGACTAGCCATTATTAGCCTTCAAGATCAGTATGTctagcacaaaatgtagcaacaACCACCTTTTCTCACAACCCTTTTCCTCTGGGTACAAACATTCTTTCCTTTCCTTCCACACCGTCTCCAAGTTATCTAGCCCTTTCAATAGTAATTCTTGTTTTACGTGGCGCAACATGTCGTCCAAGaagtcttcttcttcatcttctccgTTGTCTTCACCATCATCCTCGCCACCACAGCCTTCGCCACCACCACCGCTTGCAGCGACATCTCCTAGACCATCATGCATCATGACACGATGGGCATCATCATCTTCCCTTACCTCTGGTGGATTTGTACCTTCCATGTTGCCTGCTTCTGTACGTCTCTCACCATGATGACCTCAAATCTCTTAGTTCTCCATGAAACCCCTTCTTACCAAGTGTGATCTTATCGTATTTGGATCTCGGCATACTATACGGTTTCGACAGTCAACACAGGGACAATATATATCATTTGTCTACTTAATCAAAGCGTGCCTTTTAGCTGCTTCAATAAAACCATTCACATCTTGTAGGTAGGAAGTTTCATGTCTTCTTTTCGTGTACATCCATGACCTGTCCATATGTGCCCTTCAAAAATAAAAGGTATATTTGCATGAAGATATTATTCGCATATAAATGTTGAAGCAATTGATGTCTATTTTTCTATACAAATATTACATTATTCTAGACCTAAAGCTTAAAAAATGATAAAGTAAATATAGAAATTAACTAGAGTCCATGTGAGCCAAAGTAAGTTGGGCAAAATTTGTCTAAATtgctaggaaaaataaaaaaaactaacatCATGCATGTCTCTCTCTAGATCTCTAAGTGAAAGAAATGAACATGAAAAGTTTGAAAAGAGTTTAGGTACGCCACTATCTCACCTCTTAAACCCAACTCTTTCGAAGGTTCAAAGGGCAAAACCTCTCcctctatttttgctatttcttGCCCTCCAAGTGAGTTAATGGTGCTCAACATGCATACTgttccgaggaggaagaagaggtaaTTAGGCGggtcatttttaggggcggttgactAAAGAGAACCGCCTTTGTTAATGTATTTGTAGGGAACGGTTCTCTTAACGAACCGTTTTTGAAAATATATCACTTTTAGAGACGGTTTTGTAAGCAGACCACCTCTGAAGATTTATTTTCAGGGGCGGTTCTCTTAACGTAACCGCTCCTGAAAAGACGTCTATCAGAGGCGGTTTTTTTAATAGAACTGCCCCTGAAGATGTATCTTCAAAGGCGGTCATAAAGCTACAGTGCTTACCGGTGTGGTTAGAGGCGACGTGCTAGTTGAACCACCTCTAATAAAAAAGAGTGGCATTGCTAAAAatgatttctgtagtagtgtttgaAAATATTTTCCCATATTGtgtctcttaatgaaatacgagTGCAACCCTGCTcgtgaaaaaaaaaattctcataCTGTGAATGAACAAATATAAAACGGCCCAAAACTATTTGTCCTCTTGTTTTCACACTTACATGCTGTCGAGACACTCGGATGGACCGATATAAAGAGTTTGTGCAGAGATATTGAATATTATCTCTATTCGTTCTCTAGCGTGCGAAACTCATCATAAATCTAATGGTCATATATGCACGAGGGTTTATGCTGAAGGAAAATTTTAGTTTGCCTAGTATGCTCGTCTGCTCTCCTGCCTTTCCTTGATTGGATAAAAGCTCTCCTGCCTTTCCGTGTTTGGAGAGAATTAGTGCCGGTGGATGTGCTTCGCTACTGGAAACAGTGATTTTACCGTGTACCACACACTCagcaaagacaaaaaaaaaaaaaacactcgacaaaagctTTGCAAAGTGTAACACTCAGCaaacagcacacgacatctacagtgtcggcaaacagctatttgtcgagtgttttttatcgcgtaCTTGGCAAatggtttgccaagtgtcaaattTAACGCTCGGCGAAAAAAAatggtttgctgagtgtttttccaaaatacgctcggcaaagaattattgtttgctgagtgtttttgggaattacactcggcaaacctattttccaaagaaaaaaatattctttttctcagcataccattattgtttgccgagtgtttttggaaattacactcggcaaacctatttttcaaagaaaaaaataatttttttcacaGCATATTTCAGTTTAATAGCTGCCATACAAAACACTCTTAGTACACCACATCTGCATGCACATCATGCTCCTAGCAACATAATTCTCATAATAACCACATGGACATAGAAATGAAGATGACAAATTTAAAAGACTAATGACATGTATAAGTTTAGAAGAATCAACATCCAGAAAAAATTCAAAAACTATGCTACCAAAATAGTGAAGGTAAAACCATCGGCACCCCAGTAGACATGTCTTCTACTCCATTCTTCATGAAAATAGCTTCTTCACTGCTGCAAGAAGGAAGAAATATGAACATAGTTTGTTGTCTCACCCTTAGGTATAGAAGTAACCACATGTTTACACACTGATAACTAACTATATCGTTCAAATTCACCGTGAACTTCGACTTTGCAGCTGCTAACCAGTGCACGGCAACCTCGCGTGTTTGTTTCCCTGAACCAAAATAAGCCGGCCGAATAGTAGTGACAATATAATTTTAGTCAGGTACTAACCCATTCTCTCTTGTGGTGAAAGAACTCACTGAACTGTACTTCTATCACTTCTAGATTCAGTCTCCCATTTATCACCTAGTGTCCCACTAGCTTAGTGAATCTCGCTGCTCGAGCTTCTTGAAAAGATTTAGAACCTTTCTGGAGACCAATCTGAAACCAAAACAATAGTTTAGAGAAGCAAATTTCAGTGATGTGTCAATGAGATACATAATTCCAGTGATGTGTCAGTTCGTTTGTATCCATGGACAGTgagatacatattttttttcAGTGATGTTATTTTCGGTTGAGTGCATCACTGTTAACTCTGCTGAATTTGGAAAGGCAGTACAGCAGAATCACAACTGAAAGTGTGTGGAGCAGCTGCAGCTAAATAAACACCAAAAACTATGCCAATCTCGATATCACTATAATCTGAAACTCCAGTCCAGATGTAGTGTTTGGCATGTGGAGATCCCTCCTGATTCCTGAAACTGAAACTTAGAGAAGGATCTTGATACACAACAAAATAACTTGCAACTAACTCAGACGCTCTGTTCTAGAGCAAGAAATTGTTTCAATACTAAAAGGTAAAGGTGAATTCTGCAAGCTTTAAACTTTCTAATTAAACTCCTACAGAAAATATCAGATCACTGTATCCAAATTAAACTTTCTAATAAAAATCCAATCCAAGAATGAGCTTGTTGAGAAGTCACTTGTTGTTATACTTCACCCAAAAACATTGCAGCAGGGAAGACGAACGGAGTCTCTGTGCTACAGCTACCAAGCCAAAAACAAATTGCGTGAGGACCGGAGGAGACTACTTCAGGGTCCAGGGAGGACACGGTAAGGGCGCGTTGGCGGCGGGCGGCTCCTGCCTTCACCCAGAGACTACCTATTTTTATCCGGCGCTCCTGCCTTCCCGCTTCAGCGCCTCCTCCTCTCCTGCTTGCGGCTCCGGGTGCCGCCGATGGGGAAGGGAAAGGGGACGCTGCCTGCAATCGAATGAATGAATCGTATCAAGAAGcagaaagagaaggggaaggagaaagAGATGACGCGAAGGAGAAGATGGGGGAGCGCATCTGGAGGAGGGGCACCTGGATCTGCTCTCGGCGTTGGAGGAGGACACGCTGGAGCGGAGGCGTCGGCGACGACAGCGGCGGGCTGGCGGCGGCCGTCTTCTCCTTCCCCAACCGAGAGCAGTCATGGACTTGGGCGAGCACGGGAGATGGAGAGGACGGGGAAGTCCCAACCCGCCCCAACCCCGCCACCACGCCGCATGCCCCATCCGCGCCCTTTGCCTGCACTTggctgctcgtgctgcttgccaTGGCCGTtgcgctcggctgctgctgctgcctgccaTGGCCGCGCGCGCACCGAGGAGGAGCTCCGCCCACGGCTCGACTGCACCTGGGACCCCACCTCCGACCGTGCCAAGAAGCTTCGCCAAGAAGAACGGCAGAGCGCCTCCCCTGCTCGAGTCACGAAGTGGAAGCGCGGAGTGGGGGCGTGGAGAAGGAGCGCCGCGGAGGAGGGGGGCGGGGCGGGGGTCTGCTCGGCCGAGCTCCGGTTGTCTTCTCGAGCACCGGCAGCGAGATTTGCAGTGCCGGGGCGGGATTCTGCTCGGGATTtgcagggggagggggagggggcgcaGAGGAGAGGCGGCGCGGGGCAGAGGAGGGAAGGGAGCGCGGGGAGAGGCTTGCGGCCGACGGCTGAAAGAGATAAAGGGAGACGCGCGCGCCAATAAGCCGGAGTTTGCCGACGGTCAGGCTCGGTAAACAAAAGAGTGAGTGTCAGATACTAGACCCTCGATaaagaaatttttttatttttttatttttctttttttttttatggAGGGATAGGTGACATGATGTTTACCTAGTGCCGTAATTTTGTGAGTGTTTTTCCATATTTATCGAGTATTggagtttgtcgagtgtttttcagTAGAATTATCGAGTGTTagaatctttgctgagtgtttttagtTTGACAATCGATAAATAGATAGTTTATCGAGCATCCGATAAAATATAGTGGACAAAAATATAACACTCTGCAGATCCTTCGATTCTACCGCGTCGTGCCTGTACCTGTGCGCTGCAATTTGCATGCGTATTGATCATTAGTTTATATCCCAAGCCATGCATGTGTTCCACAAGCGATCGCGACTCCATCGAGCTACAGCTACACGCCTACTACACAGCTTAAATAGGAGTTCCGAATCGCTCTGCAGATCATTGCAAATTGGCAGAACACACAGCTGATCAGTGTTGCTGCACTACACTCGCAAGCTCGATCGTAACTAGCTAGCTGGTCAGCTGAGCTTCGCCTCCGATCGATCGGCTGTATAGCTATCTCCTGTTAGTTTGCTCATCACCAGCGGCAATGACATCACTGTTCTTAAAAATCGACATTGATATgtaggaaacagtgtcggtttctgAATCCACTtcac is a window from the Miscanthus floridulus cultivar M001 unplaced genomic scaffold, ASM1932011v1 fs_714_4, whole genome shotgun sequence genome containing:
- the LOC136532800 gene encoding uncharacterized protein; this translates as MASSTSSQVQAKGADGACGVVAGLGRVGTSPSSPSPVLAQVHDCSRLGKEKTAAASPPLSSPTPPLQRVLLQRREQIQAASPFPSPSAAPGAASRRGGGAEAGRQERRIKIDWSPERF